Proteins from one Chroococcidiopsis sp. CCMEE 29 genomic window:
- the cysE gene encoding serine O-acetyltransferase translates to MLSALLADFRIIFERDPAARNWLEVLFCYPGLQALLFHRVAHQLYRFGIPFIPRLISYFARFLTGIEIHPGAAIGQGFFIDHGMGVVIGETTIIGDYVLIYQGVTLGGTGKQSGKRHPTLGNNVVVGAGAKVLGNIEIGSNVRIGAGSVVLRNVPSNCTVVGVPGRIIYRSGVRVDPLEHGSLPDSEAEVIRALVDRIESLEQQMENLHQPQPVYQGALLEADSNLLEGEALDKPAHAASSCQLRDKAIQQFLDGAGI, encoded by the coding sequence GTGCTATCTGCCCTGCTTGCTGACTTTCGGATCATCTTTGAGCGTGACCCAGCGGCCCGTAACTGGCTGGAGGTGCTATTTTGCTACCCTGGTCTGCAAGCGCTGCTATTCCACCGGGTAGCTCACCAACTCTATCGGTTTGGCATTCCCTTCATCCCGCGTTTAATTTCCTACTTCGCTCGATTTTTGACTGGGATTGAAATTCACCCAGGTGCCGCCATTGGGCAAGGTTTTTTTATCGATCATGGTATGGGAGTTGTGATTGGGGAAACAACCATTATTGGAGACTATGTTTTGATATATCAGGGTGTAACCCTCGGTGGTACTGGTAAACAAAGCGGTAAGCGCCATCCCACCCTAGGGAATAATGTGGTAGTTGGAGCGGGTGCTAAGGTTCTAGGCAATATCGAAATTGGTAGTAATGTCAGGATTGGTGCTGGCTCAGTCGTTCTGCGGAATGTCCCCTCTAACTGCACCGTAGTGGGTGTACCAGGTCGAATTATCTATCGCTCTGGAGTACGAGTTGATCCACTCGAACACGGCAGCTTACCCGATTCAGAAGCAGAGGTGATTCGCGCTCTAGTTGACCGAATTGAGTCACTTGAACAACAGATGGAAAACTTGCATCAGCCCCAACCTGTCTATCAAGGTGCTCTGTTAGAGGCTGATTCAAATCTGTTAGAAGGTGAAGCACTGGATAAACCAGCTCATGCCGCTTCTAGCTGTCAACTTAGAGATAAGGCGATTCAGCAGTTTCTAGATGGCGCTGGTATTTGA